The Micromonospora sp. Llam0 genome contains a region encoding:
- a CDS encoding rhomboid family intramembrane serine protease: protein MSDPAPTVPVCYRHTSRETWVRCARCERPICPDCMRDAAVGHQCPECVAEGRRTQRSARTAFGGSAAGQQGIVTKVLIGVNAVVALIGVAISGGGSLLGAGLFSAAGRLHAFGGVIGPDVTVRPNGTVLSGALPGYGDVFVGIDGGGVYRLITAMFIHYGLLHLLFNMWALWVLGRNLEAVLGPARFLALYLIAGLGGNVAAYLVDPGALSAGASTAVFGLFAAFFIVLRRLKRDTSAVVGILVINLILTFTVSSLSIAGHLGGLITGGLIGAILAYAPRTNRTVVQAVGAGAVLLFLILVTVARIALVHAG, encoded by the coding sequence ATGAGTGATCCGGCCCCGACGGTGCCGGTCTGCTACCGGCACACGTCCCGGGAGACCTGGGTCCGGTGCGCCCGGTGTGAGCGGCCGATCTGCCCTGACTGCATGCGGGACGCGGCGGTCGGGCACCAGTGCCCGGAGTGCGTCGCCGAGGGGCGACGGACCCAGCGGTCGGCGCGCACTGCCTTCGGCGGCAGTGCCGCCGGCCAACAGGGCATCGTCACCAAGGTCCTGATCGGCGTCAACGCGGTCGTCGCCCTGATCGGGGTGGCGATCTCCGGCGGTGGCTCACTGCTCGGTGCCGGGCTTTTTTCGGCCGCCGGGCGGCTGCACGCGTTCGGCGGAGTGATCGGCCCGGACGTCACCGTCCGGCCCAACGGCACTGTCCTCTCCGGGGCGCTGCCCGGGTACGGCGACGTCTTCGTCGGCATCGACGGCGGCGGCGTCTACCGGCTGATTACCGCGATGTTCATCCACTACGGGCTGCTGCACCTGCTGTTCAACATGTGGGCACTGTGGGTGCTCGGCCGCAACCTGGAGGCGGTGCTCGGGCCGGCCCGGTTCTTGGCGCTGTATCTGATCGCCGGGCTCGGCGGCAACGTCGCGGCCTACCTGGTCGACCCGGGTGCGCTGTCCGCCGGCGCATCCACCGCGGTCTTCGGCCTGTTCGCCGCGTTCTTCATCGTGCTACGCCGGCTGAAGCGGGACACCTCAGCGGTGGTCGGCATCCTGGTGATCAACCTGATCCTGACCTTCACCGTGTCCAGCCTGTCGATCGCCGGTCACCTCGGCGGTCTGATCACCGGCGGGTTGATCGGGGCGATCCTGGCCTACGCTCCGCGTACGAACCGGACCGTGGTGCAGGCGGTCGGTGCCGGTGCCGTGCTGCTGTTCCTGATCCTGGTCACGGTGGCCCGGATAGCCCTGGTGCACGCCGGTTGA
- a CDS encoding peptidylprolyl isomerase: MAEAVYATLHTNHGPIRLELFANHAPKTVRNFVELAEGTREYTDPRTGQPGSGPYFDGTISHRVISGFMIQMGDPTGTGRGGPGYTFADEFHPELRFDRPYLLAMANAGPGTNGSQFFITVSATTHLNNRHTIFGQVADQDSAKVVDSIATTPTNPADRPLSDVVINRVEIERVG; encoded by the coding sequence GTGGCTGAGGCTGTCTACGCCACCTTGCACACCAATCACGGACCGATCCGGTTGGAGCTGTTCGCCAACCACGCACCGAAGACGGTCCGCAACTTCGTCGAGCTCGCCGAGGGCACCCGCGAATACACCGACCCGCGCACCGGTCAGCCGGGCAGCGGTCCGTACTTCGACGGCACCATCTCGCACCGCGTGATCAGCGGGTTCATGATCCAGATGGGCGACCCGACCGGCACCGGTCGGGGTGGCCCGGGCTACACGTTCGCCGACGAGTTCCACCCGGAGCTGCGCTTCGACCGTCCGTACCTGCTGGCGATGGCGAACGCCGGACCGGGCACCAACGGTTCGCAGTTCTTCATCACGGTCAGCGCGACCACCCACCTGAACAACCGGCACACGATCTTCGGCCAGGTGGCGGACCAGGACTCGGCGAAGGTCGTCGACTCGATCGCGACCACGCCGACCAACCCGGCGGACCGTCCGCTCAGCGACGTGGTGATCAACCGCGTGGAGATCGAGCGGGTCGGCTGA
- a CDS encoding glycosyltransferase family 2 protein, with protein sequence MKLSILMPVYNEEARVGDALKQALAVDYPCEIEFLVVDDGSRDGTGAILESVDDARLRVITHPRNAGKGAAIKTAVDSAEGDYMVILDADLEYDPQDIPKLLEPVLDGRATVVYGNRTFGSHSAYSFWYVMGNKAVTTAANVMFNSYIGDLETCFKLLPLSLYRSLDVRSRGFGMEAEVTGKLLRRRIRPYEVPISYRARGREEGKKITWKDGVEALWILGRERTRRQGRAVPGA encoded by the coding sequence GTGAAGCTCTCGATCCTCATGCCGGTCTACAACGAGGAAGCGCGGGTCGGCGATGCCCTCAAGCAGGCGCTCGCCGTCGACTATCCGTGCGAGATCGAGTTCCTGGTCGTCGACGACGGCAGCCGGGACGGCACCGGTGCGATCCTGGAGAGCGTCGACGACGCACGGCTGCGGGTGATCACCCATCCGCGCAACGCCGGCAAGGGCGCGGCGATCAAGACTGCGGTGGATTCCGCCGAGGGTGACTACATGGTGATCCTCGACGCGGACCTCGAGTACGACCCGCAGGACATCCCGAAGCTGCTCGAGCCGGTGCTGGACGGCCGCGCCACGGTGGTCTACGGCAACCGGACCTTCGGCAGCCACAGCGCCTACAGCTTCTGGTACGTGATGGGCAACAAGGCCGTGACCACGGCGGCGAACGTGATGTTCAACTCCTACATCGGCGACCTGGAGACCTGCTTCAAGCTGCTGCCGCTGTCGTTGTACCGCTCACTCGACGTGCGCTCGCGCGGGTTCGGCATGGAGGCGGAGGTCACCGGCAAGCTGCTGCGCCGTCGGATCCGCCCGTACGAGGTGCCGATCTCCTACCGGGCCCGGGGCCGCGAGGAAGGCAAGAAGATCACCTGGAAGGACGGGGTCGAGGCACTGTGGATCCTGGGTCGGGAGCGGACCCGGCGCCAGGGGCGTGCCGTCCCCGGCGCCTGA
- a CDS encoding transketolase family protein, protein MRDAFTRATTGLLDDDPRTALVLADISADAFAPAARRHPDRVLNVGIREQLMIGVAGGLALTGLRAIAHSYAPFLVDRAYEQIKLDLDHQGVGAVLVSVGGSYDAAAEGRTHMSPGDVALLDTAGPWTVHVPGHSDEVAPLLRAAAGHDGAVYLRLAARGNRSRHGDGVSGRLVTVRRGSGGAPVVVAVGPMLDPTLDAVAGLDVTVAYTNTPRPFDVTGLRMLADHLDPVVVLVEPYLAGTSSHLVGAALADRPYRLLSLGVGREDLHRYGSAADHDRWHGLDPAGLRRSVTRFVTG, encoded by the coding sequence ATGCGTGACGCCTTCACCCGCGCCACCACCGGCCTGCTGGACGACGATCCGCGTACCGCGTTGGTGCTGGCCGACATCTCGGCCGACGCGTTCGCCCCGGCCGCCCGCCGGCACCCCGACCGGGTGCTCAACGTCGGCATCCGCGAACAGTTGATGATCGGCGTGGCCGGCGGGCTGGCGTTGACCGGGCTGCGGGCCATCGCCCACTCCTACGCGCCGTTCCTGGTCGACCGGGCGTACGAGCAGATCAAGCTCGACCTCGACCATCAGGGCGTCGGCGCGGTGCTGGTCAGCGTCGGCGGTTCGTACGACGCGGCGGCGGAGGGCCGCACCCACATGTCCCCCGGTGACGTGGCGCTGCTGGACACGGCCGGACCGTGGACGGTGCACGTACCGGGCCATTCGGACGAGGTCGCGCCGTTGCTGCGCGCGGCGGCCGGTCACGACGGTGCCGTCTACCTGCGGCTGGCCGCACGCGGCAACCGCAGCCGGCACGGTGACGGGGTGTCGGGCCGGCTGGTGACGGTGCGTCGGGGCAGCGGGGGAGCCCCGGTCGTCGTCGCGGTCGGCCCGATGCTCGACCCGACGTTGGACGCGGTCGCCGGGCTGGACGTGACGGTGGCGTACACGAACACGCCGCGCCCGTTCGACGTCACCGGCCTACGGATGCTCGCCGATCATCTCGATCCGGTGGTGGTGCTGGTCGAGCCGTACCTGGCCGGCACGTCCAGTCACCTGGTCGGCGCCGCGCTGGCGGACCGGCCGTACCGGCTGCTGTCGTTGGGCGTCGGCCGGGAGGACCTGCACCGGTACGGCAGCGCGGCGGACCACGACCGCTGGCACGGGCTGGACCCGGCCGGGCTGCGACGCTCGGTCACCCGGTTCGTCACCGGCTGA
- a CDS encoding transketolase, whose translation MSAFIASPVAAPHPPPTPTGYAALPPPTPTGYAALPPLLRRITGDEKHEPSANSTLDVLWVLYDRILRISPQTVDAADRDRFLLSKGHGPAAYYAVLAAKGFIPDAWLDDLAGPDSPLGHHPDRLLVPGVEIGSGSLGHGLGLGVGMLLGLRAQGLTYQAGGAGGAGRVGGARVYVLVGDAELDEGSNHEAIAYAGSRQLAELTAIVVDNDSATHGWPGGLASRFSVNGWTTTTVDGRDHEALTAALTGHDGVRPHLVVARTPAKYTTSDGKEDGHA comes from the coding sequence ATGTCAGCCTTCATAGCCAGCCCGGTCGCGGCGCCGCACCCGCCGCCGACCCCCACCGGGTACGCGGCACTTCCACCGCCAACCCCCACCGGGTACGCCGCACTTCCGCCGCTGCTGCGCCGGATCACCGGCGACGAGAAACACGAGCCCAGCGCCAACTCGACGTTGGACGTGCTGTGGGTCCTCTACGACCGGATCCTGCGGATCAGCCCGCAGACCGTCGACGCCGCCGACCGCGACCGGTTCCTGCTGTCCAAGGGGCACGGGCCGGCCGCCTACTACGCCGTACTCGCCGCGAAGGGGTTCATCCCCGACGCCTGGCTCGACGACCTGGCCGGGCCGGACAGCCCGCTCGGGCACCACCCGGACCGGCTGCTGGTGCCCGGGGTGGAGATCGGCTCCGGCTCGCTCGGGCACGGACTCGGCCTCGGCGTCGGCATGCTGCTCGGCCTGCGCGCCCAGGGCCTGACCTACCAGGCCGGCGGGGCCGGCGGGGCCGGTCGGGTCGGCGGAGCGCGGGTCTACGTCCTGGTCGGCGACGCCGAGCTCGACGAAGGGTCGAACCACGAGGCGATCGCGTACGCCGGCAGCCGGCAACTCGCCGAACTGACCGCCATCGTCGTCGACAACGACTCAGCCACCCACGGCTGGCCCGGCGGGCTGGCCAGCCGGTTCAGCGTCAACGGCTGGACCACGACCACCGTCGACGGCCGCGACCACGAGGCACTGACCGCAGCGCTGACCGGACACGACGGCGTACGCCCGCACCTGGTGGTCGCCCGGACGCCGGCCAAGTACACCACCTCGGACGGCAAGGAGGACGGTCATGCGTGA
- a CDS encoding thiolase family protein, with product MRDAVIVGAVRTPIGRRKGALASVHPVELSSHVLRALAERTGLEPADVDDVVWGCVFQSGDQSWNIGRNAVLAAGWPESVPGTTVDRQCGSSQQALHFAAATVISGQADLVVAGGVESMTRVPMGASTGAGRPFGDQVRDRYRGVDGVVADDPVPFNQGVGAELIARRWGLSRTALDEFALTSHQRAAAAQDAGEFDAEIAPVPVTDDAAAGRPATASGADKFGADEGIRRDTSLAKLGELATPFRADGVVTAGSASQISDGAAALAVTTSEWARAHGVRPLARVHTAVVAGDDPVMMLTAPIPATAKALRRSGLDLTDIGVYEVNEAFAPVPLAWLAETGADPARLNPRGGAIALGHPLGASGARIMTTLLHHMRSNGIRYGLQTMCEGGGMANATIVEIL from the coding sequence ATGAGGGACGCGGTCATCGTCGGAGCGGTCCGGACCCCGATCGGGCGACGCAAGGGCGCCCTGGCGTCGGTGCACCCGGTCGAACTGTCCAGCCACGTGCTGCGGGCGCTCGCCGAGCGGACCGGCCTCGAACCGGCCGACGTCGACGACGTCGTCTGGGGCTGCGTGTTCCAGTCGGGCGACCAGAGCTGGAACATCGGGCGCAACGCCGTACTGGCGGCGGGCTGGCCGGAGTCGGTGCCCGGCACCACCGTCGACCGGCAGTGCGGGTCGAGCCAGCAGGCGCTGCATTTCGCGGCCGCCACGGTGATCTCCGGGCAGGCCGACCTGGTGGTGGCCGGCGGCGTGGAGTCGATGACCCGGGTGCCGATGGGGGCCAGTACCGGTGCCGGGCGGCCGTTCGGCGACCAGGTGCGGGACCGGTACCGGGGCGTCGACGGCGTCGTCGCGGACGATCCCGTTCCGTTCAACCAGGGGGTCGGCGCCGAGCTGATCGCGCGGCGCTGGGGGTTGTCGCGTACCGCGCTGGACGAGTTCGCGCTGACCAGCCACCAGCGGGCGGCGGCCGCCCAGGACGCCGGCGAGTTCGACGCCGAGATCGCGCCGGTGCCGGTCACCGACGACGCCGCGGCGGGCCGGCCAGCGACCGCCTCCGGTGCCGACAAGTTCGGTGCCGACGAGGGCATCCGCCGGGACACCTCACTGGCGAAGCTCGGTGAGCTGGCCACCCCGTTCCGGGCCGACGGGGTGGTGACCGCCGGATCCGCGTCACAGATCTCCGACGGCGCGGCGGCGCTCGCGGTGACCACCTCGGAGTGGGCCCGGGCGCACGGCGTACGGCCGTTGGCGCGGGTGCACACCGCGGTGGTGGCCGGTGACGATCCGGTGATGATGCTGACCGCCCCGATCCCGGCGACGGCGAAGGCGTTGCGCCGGTCCGGGCTCGACCTGACCGACATCGGGGTGTACGAGGTCAACGAGGCGTTCGCGCCGGTTCCGCTCGCCTGGCTGGCCGAGACCGGTGCTGACCCGGCCCGGCTGAACCCGCGTGGCGGCGCGATCGCGCTCGGTCATCCGCTCGGGGCCAGCGGTGCCCGGATCATGACCACGCTGCTGCACCACATGCGCTCCAACGGCATCCGGTACGGGCTGCAGACGATGTGCGAGGGCGGCGGGATGGCCAACGCGACCATCGTGGAAATTCTGTAG
- the corA gene encoding magnesium/cobalt transporter CorA, translating into MADQDRGQQRWPDGGSSRALSRAWTAPVRAVSRMLNSTETPLAPDPAPVEERSGVVDCALYIDGIRQPGSWQHPEALATARRERNAFVWLGLHEPSSAEMAGIADTYGLHELAVEDAVKAEQRPKLEQFGEVNFLVLRTARYVDHEKLTGDSEVVETGQVMLFIGQGFVISVRHGDACRLAPVRADLERNRDLMVQGPWAVAYAITDRVVDLYLEVVDRVETDLDTVEADVFSPEASDKVHEIYQLKRELVEFKRTVAPLQRPMMTLTAEINEDVPAEVRRYFRDVQDHLSRVVEQVNAYDDLLNSILQARLAQVTVAQNNDMRKIAAWAGIAAVWTALAGIYGMNFEFMPETGWEFGYPVVLALMLSISLVLYRSFRRNGWL; encoded by the coding sequence ATGGCTGACCAGGACCGTGGGCAGCAGCGGTGGCCGGACGGCGGGAGCAGCCGGGCGTTGTCGCGGGCCTGGACGGCCCCGGTCCGGGCGGTCAGCCGGATGCTCAACTCGACCGAGACTCCGCTCGCGCCGGACCCCGCGCCGGTCGAGGAACGCAGCGGGGTCGTCGACTGCGCGCTCTACATCGACGGCATCCGCCAGCCGGGCTCGTGGCAGCATCCCGAGGCGCTGGCCACCGCCCGCCGGGAGCGCAACGCGTTCGTCTGGCTGGGGCTGCACGAGCCGAGCTCGGCCGAGATGGCCGGCATCGCCGACACCTACGGGCTGCACGAGCTGGCCGTGGAGGACGCGGTCAAGGCCGAGCAGCGACCCAAGCTGGAGCAGTTCGGCGAGGTCAACTTCCTGGTGCTGCGGACCGCCCGGTACGTCGACCACGAGAAGCTGACCGGCGACTCGGAGGTGGTGGAGACCGGCCAGGTGATGCTGTTCATCGGGCAGGGCTTCGTGATCAGCGTCCGGCATGGCGACGCCTGCCGGTTGGCGCCGGTCCGGGCCGACCTGGAACGCAACCGGGACCTGATGGTGCAGGGGCCGTGGGCGGTGGCGTACGCGATCACCGACCGGGTGGTGGACCTCTACCTGGAGGTGGTGGACCGGGTGGAGACCGATCTGGACACCGTCGAGGCGGACGTCTTCTCGCCCGAGGCCAGTGACAAGGTGCACGAGATCTACCAGCTGAAGCGGGAGCTGGTGGAGTTCAAGCGCACCGTCGCCCCGCTGCAGCGGCCGATGATGACTCTCACCGCCGAGATCAACGAGGACGTGCCGGCCGAGGTCCGCCGCTACTTCCGGGACGTGCAGGACCATCTCAGCCGGGTGGTGGAGCAGGTCAACGCGTACGACGATCTGCTGAACTCGATTCTGCAGGCCCGGCTGGCGCAGGTGACCGTGGCGCAGAACAACGACATGCGCAAGATCGCCGCCTGGGCCGGTATCGCTGCGGTGTGGACCGCGTTGGCCGGCATCTACGGGATGAACTTCGAGTTCATGCCGGAGACCGGCTGGGAGTTCGGCTACCCGGTCGTGCTCGCCCTGATGCTGAGCATCTCACTGGTGCTGTACCGGTCGTTCCGGCGCAACGGCTGGCTCTGA